A single genomic interval of Arthrobacter globiformis harbors:
- a CDS encoding sensor histidine kinase translates to MNTAGALRTEVRSVRFRLLATLLVFMAVGLFVAGAATHAAQLNSLNDRVNAELQLPRKNLDELAKRGQPNSGAAYASLNNLFTTYLRNGAPGGYESVMTVVRGRGVILPAGTQPTNLNTAAITGNMWDWSVPRQTVMRDIDLDGRQVRLAITSVSLAGGRPDQGLLIASSEIGAQRAEVFGSMWTFALASITTLAMTGLVGFLVTGRLLRPVRRLREATEATTFEDLTKRVEVPDSTDDIAQLAMNFNRMLERLESGSDNQRRFIHDASHELRTPMTIIRGYLELLRAGDPDDVDQTRELLLDELDRMQELVDDLLILAGSGRPDFVTPGWVEADDLLEDVLNRVRVLGERQWRLEARPGGLIRADRRRLTQALEQLAANAVKHTSASDRISIGGAWVEDDDGAPQGGRAVVVRELEARDSASRELEIWVSDTGTGIPADEHERIFERFGKGRNSAAMEGSGLGLSIVKAIAEAHGGTVLLESEEGKGSRFALRIPSGGIDESDETDGSAAADTGGGTEGFDARDDARPKKRRGGGKPKLAGPASGIELAIRTGGTP, encoded by the coding sequence ATGAACACGGCGGGCGCACTGCGCACGGAAGTACGTTCCGTCCGCTTCCGGCTGCTGGCCACGCTGCTCGTCTTCATGGCTGTGGGCCTGTTTGTCGCCGGCGCCGCCACCCATGCCGCCCAGCTGAACAGCCTCAATGACCGCGTCAACGCCGAGCTGCAATTGCCGCGCAAGAACCTGGACGAGCTCGCCAAGCGCGGCCAGCCCAATTCCGGCGCAGCTTACGCCTCCCTGAACAACCTCTTTACAACTTATCTGCGCAACGGGGCCCCCGGGGGCTACGAGTCAGTGATGACCGTGGTCCGCGGCCGCGGCGTCATCCTGCCCGCCGGAACGCAGCCGACCAATCTCAACACGGCCGCTATCACCGGCAACATGTGGGATTGGAGTGTGCCCCGTCAGACCGTAATGCGGGACATCGACCTCGACGGCCGGCAGGTCCGCCTGGCCATTACATCGGTGTCCCTCGCGGGTGGCCGCCCAGACCAGGGTCTTCTGATTGCCTCGAGCGAGATCGGAGCCCAGCGCGCGGAGGTTTTCGGTTCGATGTGGACCTTCGCTCTGGCGTCCATCACCACGCTCGCAATGACCGGTCTGGTGGGCTTTCTGGTCACCGGGCGGCTGCTGCGCCCCGTGCGGCGGCTCCGCGAGGCCACAGAGGCCACCACATTTGAGGACCTGACCAAGCGGGTGGAAGTGCCGGACAGCACCGACGACATCGCTCAGCTGGCCATGAACTTCAACCGAATGCTCGAACGGCTGGAGTCCGGATCCGACAACCAGCGCCGCTTCATCCACGACGCCAGCCACGAACTGCGCACCCCCATGACCATCATCCGCGGCTACCTGGAGCTGCTCCGGGCCGGGGACCCCGACGACGTGGACCAGACCCGCGAGCTGCTCCTGGACGAGCTCGACCGGATGCAGGAGCTGGTGGATGACCTGCTGATACTTGCCGGCAGCGGACGGCCCGACTTCGTGACGCCCGGCTGGGTGGAGGCGGATGACCTCCTGGAGGACGTCTTGAACCGCGTCCGGGTCCTCGGCGAGCGCCAGTGGCGGCTGGAGGCCAGGCCCGGCGGCCTCATCCGCGCTGACCGCCGCCGACTCACCCAGGCGCTGGAGCAGCTCGCCGCCAACGCGGTCAAACACACCTCCGCGTCGGACCGGATATCCATTGGCGGCGCCTGGGTAGAGGACGACGACGGTGCTCCCCAGGGCGGGCGGGCAGTAGTTGTGCGGGAGCTGGAAGCGCGGGACTCCGCATCGAGGGAGCTGGAAATCTGGGTCTCGGACACCGGCACCGGCATTCCGGCGGACGAGCATGAGCGCATATTCGAGCGCTTCGGCAAGGGCCGCAACTCGGCGGCCATGGAAGGCTCGGGCCTGGGCCTTTCCATCGTCAAAGCCATCGCCGAGGCACACGGCGGCACTGTGCTTCTGGAGTCGGAGGAGGGCAAAGGCAGCCGCTTCGCCCTCCGGATACCCTCCGGCGGCATAGATGAGAGCGATGAAACGGATGGCTCCGCCGCCGCGGACACCGGCGGCGGCACCGAGGGCTTCGACGCCAGGGATGATGCGCGACCCAAAAAACGGCGCGGCGGCGGCAAACCGAAGCTGGCCGGACCGGCGTCGGGCATTGAACTGGCCATCCGGACGGGAGGTACGCCTTGA
- a CDS encoding carboxymuconolactone decarboxylase family protein, giving the protein MTVLRTTPESEATGLTAKIYDDDVQSLGYVTTHTKTMAVNPEAYEAFEALLGTITADMDLRRYELVTLAAAAAIGSTHCRLAHGRKALKTIPEAELLLIARDFRNAGLPPAEVAMMEYAEKLSSNAAEMTKADGLRLREHGFSDKEIMDITLAAAARNYLSRSVLALGVELDRPPTLSSELQDALLASMETRRA; this is encoded by the coding sequence ATGACCGTCCTGCGGACCACTCCGGAAAGTGAGGCGACCGGCCTCACCGCCAAGATTTACGACGACGATGTCCAGTCGCTAGGCTACGTCACCACGCACACCAAGACCATGGCGGTAAATCCGGAAGCTTATGAGGCGTTCGAGGCCCTCCTGGGCACGATCACAGCAGACATGGACCTCCGCCGTTACGAGCTGGTCACCCTGGCGGCAGCAGCAGCCATCGGATCCACGCACTGCAGGTTGGCCCACGGACGCAAGGCCCTGAAGACAATTCCGGAGGCGGAACTGCTGCTGATCGCCCGTGATTTTCGGAACGCCGGGTTGCCGCCGGCTGAAGTAGCCATGATGGAGTACGCAGAGAAGCTCAGCAGTAATGCTGCGGAAATGACCAAGGCAGACGGCCTCAGGCTTCGCGAGCACGGCTTCAGCGACAAGGAAATTATGGACATCACGCTGGCGGCGGCGGCTCGGAACTATCTGAGCCGTTCCGTGCTGGCCCTCGGCGTCGAGCTCGACCGGCCTCCCACATTGAGCTCAGAGTTGCAGGACGCCCTCTTGGCTTCGATGGAAACGCGCCGGGCCTAG
- a CDS encoding response regulator transcription factor: MTRILIADDEPRIAAFLAKGLTAAGYTTTQVFDGVKALDYATSGEFDLLILDITMPRMDGLTVLKNLRNMHSTIPVIVLTAADSLESTVAALDGGADDHMTKPFRFEELLSRIKLRLRGAQVVPSAPTFVCGDLSLDVNLRTAEIRGRVIDLSAREFVMARTFMENSGKVLSREQLLSRVWGYHFEGSSNVVDVYVRYLRHKLGADRIQTVRGVGYRLVCLAADDTNGHGDPV, from the coding sequence TTGACGCGGATCCTGATCGCCGACGACGAGCCCCGCATTGCGGCCTTCCTCGCCAAGGGCCTCACAGCGGCCGGCTACACCACCACCCAGGTCTTCGACGGGGTGAAGGCGTTGGATTACGCGACGTCCGGGGAGTTCGACCTCCTCATCCTGGACATCACCATGCCGAGGATGGACGGTCTTACCGTCCTCAAGAACCTCCGGAACATGCACTCGACGATTCCAGTGATCGTGCTGACGGCGGCGGACAGCCTTGAGAGCACTGTGGCGGCGCTCGACGGCGGTGCGGACGACCACATGACCAAACCCTTCCGGTTCGAGGAACTGCTCTCCCGCATCAAGCTCCGGCTCCGCGGGGCGCAGGTCGTTCCTTCCGCCCCGACGTTCGTTTGCGGCGACCTGTCGCTCGACGTGAACCTCCGCACGGCCGAGATCCGCGGCCGCGTGATCGACCTGTCCGCGAGGGAGTTCGTCATGGCGCGGACATTCATGGAGAACTCCGGCAAGGTGCTCAGTCGCGAGCAGCTTCTGAGCCGGGTGTGGGGCTACCACTTTGAGGGGTCGTCCAACGTGGTGGACGTATACGTACGTTACCTGCGGCACAAGCTCGGCGCGGACCGCATCCAAACCGTCCGGGGTGTGGGCTACCGTCTCGTGTGCCTTGCCGCTGATGACACGAACGGCCATGGCGATCCGGTTTAA
- a CDS encoding aminotransferase class I/II-fold pyridoxal phosphate-dependent enzyme, whose product MTDSPASRRALEVASIPSFQRISEHLNHSTYARRKHLPGICDFTLGNPHQMPQDAYVDALRDALHPHDDQWFAYKTNEVDAREAAAESLSRLLDVPFEPEDLYLTTGGFTAIALALKAVTDPGDEVIYSLPPWFLYEPLAVEAGLVPVKVRIDLETFDLDLAAIEAAITERTRVVIINSPNNPTGRIYPPELLRRLATLLDEASARIGRRIYLVSDEPYNRIVFDGARFHSPAEFYPYTLLAYSYGKTHLSPGERIGYLALPPSMPDRKELGRSVEAMQLAMGWIYPNAVLQYALPRLETFTIDVGQLQQKRDRLVQELGGMGYQLRPPEGTFYLFIHSPIQDDGAFTEALGQEDVFVLPGVLFETPGFFRMSLTASEDMVERSLPHFRAAIERAGQDRPEDAEIKLPTGLIPIIPANPRKLP is encoded by the coding sequence GTGACGGACTCCCCCGCCTCGCGCCGCGCCCTTGAGGTGGCCTCCATTCCGTCCTTCCAGAGGATCAGCGAGCACCTCAACCATTCCACCTACGCCCGCCGCAAACATCTTCCCGGCATCTGCGACTTCACGCTGGGCAACCCGCACCAGATGCCGCAGGACGCCTACGTGGACGCCCTCCGGGACGCGCTCCACCCGCACGACGACCAGTGGTTCGCATACAAGACCAACGAGGTGGATGCCCGGGAGGCGGCAGCGGAGTCGCTGAGCCGGCTGCTCGATGTTCCGTTCGAACCCGAGGATCTGTACCTCACCACCGGCGGCTTCACCGCAATCGCCCTCGCGCTGAAGGCGGTTACCGACCCTGGCGACGAGGTCATCTACAGCCTGCCGCCCTGGTTCCTCTATGAACCGCTCGCTGTGGAGGCCGGACTGGTCCCGGTCAAGGTCCGGATCGACCTCGAGACCTTCGACCTCGATCTGGCGGCCATTGAAGCGGCCATCACGGAGCGGACCCGTGTGGTGATCATCAATTCGCCGAACAACCCCACCGGCAGGATCTACCCGCCGGAACTCCTCCGCCGGCTGGCAACCCTCCTCGACGAGGCGTCGGCGCGGATTGGGCGGCGGATCTACCTGGTGTCCGACGAGCCCTACAACAGGATCGTCTTCGACGGCGCCCGCTTCCACAGCCCCGCGGAGTTCTATCCCTACACACTGCTGGCCTATTCGTACGGCAAAACGCACTTGTCTCCGGGCGAGCGGATCGGCTACCTAGCGCTGCCGCCGAGCATGCCGGACCGCAAGGAACTCGGCAGGTCAGTAGAGGCGATGCAGTTGGCCATGGGCTGGATTTACCCCAACGCCGTGCTGCAGTACGCGCTTCCGCGGCTGGAGACGTTCACCATCGACGTCGGCCAGCTGCAGCAGAAGCGGGACCGGCTGGTCCAGGAGCTGGGCGGGATGGGATACCAGCTCCGGCCGCCCGAAGGCACCTTTTACCTGTTCATCCATTCCCCCATTCAAGACGACGGGGCCTTCACCGAGGCGCTCGGCCAAGAGGACGTCTTTGTGCTTCCGGGCGTCCTGTTCGAGACACCGGGGTTTTTCCGGATGTCCCTTACGGCCAGCGAGGACATGGTGGAGCGCAGCCTGCCCCACTTCCGGGCGGCCATCGAACGGGCGGGGCAGGACCGCCCCGAAGACGCCGAAATCAAGCTCCCCACGGGCCTTATCCCCATCATTCCAGCCAACCCAAGGAAACTGCCATGA
- a CDS encoding BTAD domain-containing putative transcriptional regulator — translation MVQTVAEDTRWTRRVNDDEYLPNSMEDTGGTTTKLSINILGPLRVRRGGVEIGSHELGGPKPRQVLEILLLKLGTPVSKNHLIEVLWNGQPPSEALSTLESYVSVLRRHLQPGSGKGGALRTVTGGYMIDRSMVDLDLDRFDELLKQAGHASPEESFRLLEKALGIASMPLLGDELMAGWAEEERSLHSARVASIKARAAEAAVAVGHPERAVALASELLVDDPINERAWTALILGLEESGQYMEALRAYGRCRRVMDQEIGCLPGRQLREAHARLLQATAASEDDMDLNDSGAQLPATSQVTREISILTIDDHSTFTELLTAALDREPDLRSVASATTAKSGVEQSIALKPDVVIMDFHLPDGDGLTAAARILADAPNTRIVMLTGDPTPEALRTAASMGICAFLPKGGSLSTLLDTLRYARAGNMVVHPSLVAQLGMSTPAPAPVAREMEPGGPVLTPRELDVLRLMAGGHGSKEVASKLDISLNTCRGYVKAIFAKLGTHSQLESVMEASRRGMLEQPSNG, via the coding sequence ATGGTACAAACTGTTGCAGAAGATACTCGTTGGACCCGGAGGGTTAACGACGACGAGTACCTTCCGAACTCAATGGAAGACACCGGTGGAACAACGACGAAGTTGTCCATCAACATCCTGGGGCCGCTCCGTGTCCGCCGCGGCGGCGTGGAGATCGGATCCCACGAGCTCGGCGGGCCCAAGCCCCGCCAGGTCCTTGAAATCCTGTTGCTCAAGCTGGGGACCCCGGTCTCTAAGAACCACCTGATCGAAGTTTTGTGGAATGGCCAGCCGCCGTCCGAGGCACTATCCACTTTGGAAAGCTACGTCAGCGTCCTGCGCCGCCACCTTCAGCCCGGAAGCGGCAAGGGCGGAGCCCTCCGCACAGTCACCGGAGGCTACATGATCGACCGCAGCATGGTTGACCTGGACCTTGACCGGTTCGACGAGCTTCTGAAGCAGGCCGGGCACGCCTCACCCGAGGAATCCTTCCGGCTGCTCGAGAAGGCCCTCGGCATCGCCTCCATGCCACTGCTCGGGGATGAGCTGATGGCCGGCTGGGCAGAGGAAGAGCGTTCGCTCCACTCAGCCCGCGTCGCGAGCATTAAGGCACGGGCCGCTGAAGCCGCCGTCGCCGTCGGACACCCGGAGCGCGCGGTGGCCCTCGCCAGCGAACTGCTCGTGGACGATCCCATCAACGAGCGAGCCTGGACCGCCTTGATCTTGGGCCTGGAAGAATCCGGGCAATACATGGAAGCACTGCGGGCCTACGGGCGCTGCCGCCGGGTCATGGACCAGGAGATCGGCTGCCTCCCCGGACGCCAGCTTCGGGAAGCGCACGCCCGGCTGCTCCAGGCAACAGCCGCCAGTGAGGATGACATGGACCTCAATGATTCGGGTGCTCAGCTCCCGGCAACTTCCCAAGTCACCCGGGAAATCAGCATCCTGACCATCGACGACCACAGCACGTTCACCGAACTGCTGACAGCAGCCCTCGACCGCGAGCCCGACCTGCGGAGCGTCGCCTCGGCCACCACCGCCAAGAGCGGCGTGGAGCAGAGCATCGCCCTCAAGCCCGACGTCGTGATCATGGACTTCCACCTCCCCGACGGTGACGGCCTCACCGCCGCTGCCCGCATCCTGGCTGACGCCCCGAACACCCGGATCGTCATGCTCACCGGCGACCCGACGCCGGAAGCGCTGCGGACCGCCGCCTCCATGGGCATCTGCGCCTTCCTGCCCAAGGGCGGATCGCTATCCACCCTGCTGGACACCCTCCGCTACGCGCGGGCAGGCAACATGGTTGTGCACCCCTCCCTGGTGGCGCAGCTGGGCATGTCCACCCCCGCTCCGGCCCCCGTGGCCCGCGAAATGGAGCCCGGCGGACCCGTCCTGACCCCCCGGGAACTAGATGTGCTTCGGCTTATGGCCGGTGGCCACGGGTCGAAGGAAGTGGCCAGCAAGCTGGACATCTCCCTCAACACCTGCCGCGGCTACGTGAAGGCGATCTTCGCCAAGCTCGGAACCCACTCGCAGCTGGAATCGGTCATGGAAGCGTCACGGCGCGGCATGCTCGAGCAGCCGTCCAATGGCTAG
- a CDS encoding class I SAM-dependent methyltransferase, whose protein sequence is MNDQAGADKALKEKHRAMWAQGDYPALASELIADLGAILVEACNIKPRQRVLDVGAGAGNAAIPAAMMGARVIASDLTPEMFDAGRRQAADRGVELEWVEADAENLPFADAEFDVVMSCLGAMFAPHHQASADELVRVCRPGGTVGLLHWTPEGFIGQMFAAMKPFAPPPPPGAEPPPLWGSEDHVRELFGDRLGNIRAQKRTVAITSFRQPEDFLHYFKSHYGPTISVYKSLSGDDGKAKALDDALTELASTYIEAHGDTPAQMEWEYLLLTAKANAKPQVTGL, encoded by the coding sequence ATGAACGACCAGGCCGGGGCGGACAAAGCCCTGAAGGAAAAGCACCGGGCCATGTGGGCGCAGGGCGACTACCCTGCCCTCGCCAGCGAGCTCATAGCGGATCTGGGCGCCATCCTGGTGGAAGCCTGCAACATCAAACCGCGCCAGCGCGTCCTGGATGTCGGCGCGGGCGCCGGCAATGCGGCCATCCCCGCGGCCATGATGGGTGCCCGGGTTATAGCCAGCGACCTCACCCCGGAGATGTTCGATGCCGGCCGGCGGCAGGCTGCCGACCGCGGTGTTGAGCTCGAGTGGGTGGAGGCCGACGCCGAGAATCTCCCCTTTGCGGACGCCGAGTTCGACGTCGTCATGTCCTGCCTGGGCGCCATGTTCGCCCCGCACCATCAGGCGAGCGCCGACGAACTAGTGCGTGTCTGCAGGCCGGGCGGGACCGTCGGGCTGCTGCACTGGACCCCGGAAGGCTTCATCGGCCAGATGTTCGCCGCCATGAAACCCTTCGCGCCGCCCCCTCCGCCCGGCGCGGAGCCTCCGCCGCTGTGGGGCAGTGAGGACCACGTCCGTGAGCTGTTCGGCGACCGGCTGGGCAACATCCGGGCGCAGAAGCGGACCGTTGCCATCACGAGCTTCCGCCAGCCTGAAGACTTCCTGCACTATTTCAAGTCGCACTACGGCCCCACCATCTCCGTGTACAAGTCTCTGTCCGGCGACGACGGGAAAGCCAAGGCCCTGGACGACGCCCTCACGGAACTTGCCAGCACGTACATCGAAGCCCACGGCGATACGCCCGCCCAGATGGAATGGGAGTATCTGCTGCTCACGGCGAAGGCCAATGCCAAGCCCCAGGTAACCGGGCTGTGA
- a CDS encoding phosphatase PAP2 family protein — MTFQLRDPRRKKQGRQQQGRQKPRRPAGRMRLAAGTGFLFAVATLACATGLAATYYYFVRTTTGQFIDESALVEAVEIHGPAGKVTTRFLDWLPTISLLMAAVVVLLVTVIHRRWRAAGIAVAACVAANIATQVLKDLLPLRPFRGVETLELNSLPSGHTTLAASAAAAVFLMSSPRWRPLAGFVGGTFAIASGMSTLVNQWHRPADVVAAFLVVGCFMIPAGWLILRNDGHEWNVWDGFGGHWGSARLWIGLPMVLGLASAAVSVYSLVMIAPGIGHEGSTTNYFWAGISLIVISGYLATVATTSLFAYAVRRRDSPGR, encoded by the coding sequence ATGACTTTCCAGCTCAGGGACCCCCGCCGTAAGAAGCAAGGCCGCCAGCAGCAGGGCCGTCAGAAGCCCCGCCGGCCTGCCGGACGGATGCGCCTCGCGGCGGGCACCGGCTTCCTCTTCGCCGTGGCCACCCTGGCCTGCGCCACGGGGCTCGCGGCCACCTACTACTACTTCGTCCGCACCACGACGGGCCAGTTCATCGACGAGTCCGCCCTGGTGGAGGCCGTGGAAATACACGGGCCCGCGGGCAAGGTCACCACCCGGTTCCTGGACTGGCTGCCCACCATCTCCCTGCTGATGGCCGCCGTCGTCGTTCTTCTAGTAACGGTGATTCACCGCCGATGGCGGGCCGCAGGCATTGCCGTGGCGGCGTGCGTCGCGGCGAACATCGCAACGCAGGTACTCAAGGACTTGCTGCCGCTGCGGCCGTTCCGGGGCGTAGAGACGCTGGAGCTGAACTCGCTGCCGTCCGGTCACACCACGCTGGCGGCGTCCGCGGCGGCGGCCGTGTTCCTGATGTCGTCACCGCGGTGGCGGCCGCTGGCCGGCTTTGTCGGCGGTACGTTTGCCATCGCTTCCGGGATGTCCACACTCGTGAACCAGTGGCACAGGCCGGCGGATGTGGTGGCGGCGTTCCTGGTGGTGGGCTGCTTCATGATTCCCGCGGGCTGGCTGATTCTCCGCAACGACGGCCACGAGTGGAACGTCTGGGACGGATTCGGCGGGCACTGGGGTTCGGCGCGGCTGTGGATCGGGCTGCCGATGGTGCTGGGGCTGGCCTCGGCTGCGGTGTCCGTGTATTCGCTGGTCATGATCGCTCCGGGCATCGGCCACGAGGGCAGCACCACCAACTACTTCTGGGCGGGCATCTCACTGATCGTGATCTCCGGGTACCTGGCCACCGTGGCCACGACGTCGCTGTTCGCGTATGCCGTCCGACGCCGGGACTCCCCTGGGCGCTGA
- a CDS encoding MFS transporter — protein sequence MTPNSPPPFSLRGIAVPAFGPALLFSTGQGAILPVVALTARELGASVAVAALIVTLMGLGAWFFNLPASMITLKFGERWSIVGAAAAGSLALVAGGLSLVIGNGLWLLAVAMAVVGMSAAVFSLARQKYLTEAVPVEFRARALSTLGGVSRIGTFIGPFIGAAAMAFVGISGAYWVGVAGMAAAAVLAVAVPDLVAVHGSDGKAGPEPTLRGVAVSYAGVFLTAGMGILLLSALRASRQVVIPLWADHLGLDPTHASLVYGLSGAIDMLVFYPAGKVMDRRGRQWVAIPSTLIMGAALVLIPLTAGFTSLLLAALLIGFGNGISSGLVMTLGADFSPDRGRGQFLGLWRFMADAGSTGGPVLLSAVTAAASLGAGVTATGVLGFAAAGVFAVVLPRLKHRRNY from the coding sequence ATGACTCCGAACAGCCCGCCGCCCTTCAGCCTTCGCGGCATCGCTGTTCCGGCGTTCGGCCCTGCCCTCCTGTTCAGCACTGGCCAGGGCGCCATCCTGCCGGTTGTGGCGCTGACCGCCCGTGAACTGGGCGCATCCGTTGCCGTGGCCGCTCTGATCGTCACGCTCATGGGGCTGGGCGCGTGGTTCTTCAACCTGCCGGCGTCGATGATCACTCTGAAGTTCGGCGAACGGTGGTCCATCGTGGGTGCGGCCGCCGCGGGGTCGCTCGCCCTGGTGGCCGGCGGGCTGTCGCTGGTGATTGGCAACGGGCTCTGGCTGCTCGCGGTGGCGATGGCCGTCGTCGGGATGTCCGCTGCCGTCTTCAGCCTGGCCCGGCAGAAGTACCTCACCGAAGCTGTTCCCGTGGAGTTCCGCGCCCGTGCCCTGTCCACGCTGGGCGGCGTGAGCCGCATCGGAACTTTCATTGGGCCGTTCATCGGCGCCGCCGCAATGGCATTCGTTGGCATCAGCGGCGCGTACTGGGTGGGCGTGGCCGGCATGGCGGCGGCAGCCGTCCTCGCCGTGGCAGTCCCCGACCTGGTGGCGGTGCACGGATCTGATGGCAAGGCCGGCCCGGAACCCACACTGCGCGGCGTGGCCGTCTCATATGCGGGCGTTTTCCTGACTGCCGGAATGGGCATCCTGCTGCTCAGCGCCCTGCGCGCCTCCCGACAGGTGGTGATCCCGCTGTGGGCTGACCACCTGGGCCTCGACCCCACCCATGCTTCGCTGGTGTACGGGCTCTCCGGTGCGATCGACATGCTGGTCTTCTATCCCGCGGGCAAGGTGATGGACCGGCGCGGGCGGCAGTGGGTGGCCATCCCGTCCACGCTGATCATGGGCGCCGCGCTGGTGCTGATCCCGCTGACCGCCGGGTTCACCAGCCTGCTGCTGGCGGCCCTGCTGATCGGCTTCGGCAACGGCATCAGCTCGGGCCTGGTGATGACGCTGGGTGCCGACTTCTCGCCCGACCGCGGCCGCGGGCAGTTCCTGGGCCTCTGGCGGTTCATGGCTGACGCCGGCTCCACCGGCGGGCCGGTGCTCCTCTCCGCGGTGACTGCCGCTGCCTCCCTCGGCGCCGGGGTGACGGCCACCGGGGTACTGGGGTTCGCGGCGGCAGGCGTGTTCGCCGTCGTGCTTCCCAGACTCAAACACCGCCGCAACTACTGA